The following coding sequences are from one Lolium rigidum isolate FL_2022 chromosome 6, APGP_CSIRO_Lrig_0.1, whole genome shotgun sequence window:
- the LOC124665060 gene encoding G-type lectin S-receptor-like serine/threonine-protein kinase SD2-5: MQTQMPAMSASSALNLLPLLLLLLAATSCEATTINITNRCSYTVWPATVQVGTGERLKSGQVWTLDVPANASSWRIWARTGCSFSGNGIGSCQTGDCGGALACKILGKPPTTFAEFMTGSTQDSFEISLLDGFNVPMDFLPVPVKGENECSKGPRCAADITSQCPEEIKVPGGCNNTCTGTGSSNCTYSGFFKRMCPDAHTLPEDSAKYACPAGMNYQVTFCPPINLAISPAAMSPPPTPTLETTPSLSSPPLAPIGSRRTKRRVTSRVIAILASVCSFILVSMLFTITFYICTRRAQWKHREMEEEEEFRELQGTPMRFTFQQLKLATEQFADKLGEGGFGSVFKGQFGEESIAVKRLDRAGQGKREFSAEVHTIGSIHHINLVRLIGFCAEKSHRLLVYEYMPKGSLDRWIYRRHDNNAPSLDWSTRCKIITHIAKGLSYLHEDCTKRIAHLDVKPQNILLDDNFNAKLSDFGLCKLIDRDISQVVTRMRGTPGYLAPEWLTSQITEKADIYSFGVVVMEVISGRKNIDTSRSEESIHLITLLEEKVKYGNLVDLIDKNSNDMHTHEQDVIQMMKLAMWCLQIDCKRRPRMSEVVKVLEGNMNTESNIDHNFVATNQATFDTAGNVSSSVPPIASHVSGPR; this comes from the exons ATGCAAACACAGATGCCAGCCATGAGCGCCTCTTCTGCTCTCAACCTCctgcctctcctcctcctgctcctcgctGCCACCAGCTGTGAGGCCACCACGATAAACATCACCAACCGATGCTCCTACACCGTGTGGCCAGCCACCGTGCAAGTGGGCACTGGTGAAAGG CTCAAGTCAGGGCAGGTGTGGACACTGGATGTGCCCGCCAACGCTTCCAGCTGGCGCATCTGGGCGCGCACGGGCTGTTCTTTTAGCGGCAATGGCATAGGGTCGTGCCAAACAGGTGACTGCGGCGGTGCGCTCGCCTGCAAAATCTTAGGTAAGCCGCCAACCACGTTCGCCGAGTTCATGACTGGCAGCACACAAGATTCCTTCGAGATCTCACTTCTCGATGGCTTCAATGTGCCCATGGATTTCCTGCCAGTGCCGGTAAAGGGAGAGAACGAGTGCAGCAAGGGGCCACGGTGCGCGGCCGACATCACGTCACAGTGCCCAGAGGAGATAAAGGTGCCTGGGGGTTGCAACAACACATGCACCGGAACTGGGTCCAGCAATTGCACCTACTCGGGCTTTTTTAAGCGGATGTGCCCAGACGCACACACTCTCCCGGAAGATTCTGCTAAGTACGCTTGCCCAGCGGGCATGAACTACCAGGTCACCTTCTGTCCCCCAATCAATCTAGCAATTTCTCCTGCAGCTATGAGTCCTCCACCTACACCCACGCTCGAGACAACGCCTTCACTATCAAGTCCTCCGCTTGCTCCTATTGGGTCAAGAAGGACAAAGCGCAGAGTCACAAGCAGAGTTATCGCCATTCTAGCTAGTGTATGCAGCTTTATATTGGTCAGCATGTTGTTCACAATCACTTTCTATATATGTACACGAAGAGCACAATGGAAACAtcgggagatggaggaagaggaagagtttAGGGAGCTACAAGGAACACCAATGAGGTTTACATTTCAACAACTAAAGTTAGCAACTGAGCAATTCGCTGACAAGCTTGGGGAAGGAGGATTTGGGTCTGTTTTCAAGGGACAATTTGGGGAGGAAAGTATTGCAGTAAAACGTCTGGATCGAGCTGGCCAAGGAAAACGAGAATTTTCAGCAGAGGTTCATACAATCGGCAGCATCCATCACATCAATCTGGTGAGATTGAttggtttttgtgcagaaaaatcTCATAGGCTCTTGGTATATGAGTATATGCCAAAAGGATCATTGGACAGATGGATCTACCGCCGACATGACAATAATGCTCCTTCTCTGGATTGGAGCACACGATGCAAGATCATTACTCACATAGCTAAGGGCCTCTCTTATCTTCACGAGGATTGCACAAAAAGAATTGCTCATTTGGATGTTAAACCACAAAATATCCTCTTAGATGACAACTTCAATGCAAAACTTTCTGATTTTGGACTGTGCAAGCTCATTGATAGGGATATAAGCCAAGTGGTTACTAGAATGAGAGGCACACCTGGATATTTAGCACCTGAATGGTTGACATCACAAATAACAGAGAAGGCCGATATCTACAGCTTTGGTGTAGTGGTCATGGAAGTCATCAGCGGAAGAAAGAACATCGACACCTCCCGATCAGAAGAGAGCATCCATCTCATTACCCTATTGGAAGAAAAGGTGAAGTATGGTAACTTGGTAGATTTGATCGACAAGAACAGTAACGACATGCACACACACGAGCAGGATGTAATTCAGATGATGAAGCTCGCGATGTGGTGTTTGCAGATTGATTGCAAAAGAAGACCTAGGATGTCCGAGGTAGTCAAGGTCTTGGAAGGTAACATGAATACGGAGAGCAATATTGACCATAACTTTGTTGCAACAAATCAAGCTACTTTCGACACTGCCGGAAATGTGTCATCCTCAGTTCCACCTATAGCCTCACATGTATCAGGGCCCAGGTGA